TCGGTCCGATCGGAACCGACACGGCCACTCAGCAAAACGGCAGCGGCGGGCGCGTTCCATCACCCTCAGAGGTCGGGCAGCCTCGACCTGGAGCGAACCCAGGCCCGCGCGGGTGGTTTCCCGGCCATGACCGGAATGACGGGGATGCCGTGCCACGCTACCTGATCGACACCAATGACGACGACACCTTCGTCGAGGACGACGTCGGTCAGGATCTGCCGAACGCCGAAGAAGCTCGCAAGGCGGCCCACAGGGCTCTGACGGACATGGCGCGGGATAAGATGCCGGATGGGGACGGGCGGACGTTCTGCGCCAGCGTGCGCAACGAGGCAGGCACCGTCATCTACAAGGCAACGCTAACGCTCGATGGCGAGTGGAAAGCCGAACCTCAATTCCAGTGACGCCCCGGTACGACAGCCGTAGGCGGCCACGGCCACCCGCCGAAATAGTTTCATCGATGCTTCGTGCGGCGCAGCATGGCGGCCTCGATATCGGATTTTCGAACCCTCGCGCGCGGTCGGTCGACACTCAATCGACCGCGGCCTGCAAGCTGCCGTCGTATTCCCGGCCTGCTCCGAACATGCGGACGATCCTCGGACATCTCTGACACCAGCCATCTGCGGCTACCGTTCGACGCTGGATCCGGGTGGCGCGCCGCGACGAAGACCCGCGGACGCAGCACCCTATCGCCGAAACGGATCCAGCGACCTGCCGTGTCCGCCCGTCAGGACCGGAGATAGCGTCGAGAAGAGGTCGAAGCGGAATAGAGTGAGGCCCCGCTCGTCCGTCACTTCGATGTGCCATTCGTCGCTGAGGGCAATCCGATGAGCTTCGTCTCTGAGGATGGAACCGGCCAAGTTGATTGCTGCGACCCGAGCGTCCTGCCAGTTGGCTAGCTCGGTGCCGGTATCGTCGGGTGCGCTGACACCATCGTAGACGTTGAAGAAGAATCGACTCACCGAGATCTCCGCGTCTCGGGCGAAGATCGAAGTCTTCACCACCTGGCCGGCCCGCAGCGGGTTCCGATCGAGCCGCGTTGTTGCACGAGATGCGCACCGCTTCCCTCGGCCACGTTAGAATTCCTCGACGCCGCGCTGGCGTGCCGCATCGTGAGCATCATCGGCACGGTCGCCGACCGTCTACGCGCGAGGACTTCGATCCGAGGTGCGGCGGGTCGGATCCGAATGGCCGGTTCCGAGACGGATCGTCCGCGGTCTCGCGCCGGATCTCGGTGACCGAGCAATCCGTGAGCGTGGCGGTGTCGGCTTCACCGCGTTGCCCCTCAGGATCGGCGACTCTCCACGCGTCCGAGACGCGCAATGGCCGTTGGCACGAGCGGGATATGGCCGAACGCTGTCTGACTGCTTCCGCCGGTCAGGCACAGGAGAGTGGAGCTCCTACGCGGGTCGGGCGATCGCGTCGAGGACACCTGAGGTCATCCGTCTGCGCCTCCGCTCAC
This portion of the Methylobacterium sp. NMS14P genome encodes:
- a CDS encoding DUF6894 family protein, with the translated sequence MSRFFFNVYDGVSAPDDTGTELANWQDARVAAINLAGSILRDEAHRIALSDEWHIEVTDERGLTLFRFDLFSTLSPVLTGGHGRSLDPFRR
- a CDS encoding DUF6894 family protein gives rise to the protein MVILSSERATALERSAVDLLLCAGQALGPIGTDTATQQNGSGGRVPSPSEVGQPRPGANPGPRGWFPGHDRNDGDAVPRYLIDTNDDDTFVEDDVGQDLPNAEEARKAAHRALTDMARDKMPDGDGRTFCASVRNEAGTVIYKATLTLDGEWKAEPQFQ